A single region of the Lysinibacillus sp. B2A1 genome encodes:
- a CDS encoding carboxylesterase: MSVGVLCIHGFSGGPYEVEPFTSYLRAHTDWLIEEPTLSGHGEELQMRGFTAKHWLMDAELAFRALAKKVDEVLVVGFSMGGIIALYLAKRYKVKKLVLLSAAAKYVSPKQLVKDFKMLATEAYHRNLSNNELFMRYRHKFNNVPLSSTIEFMKLVRMVEPYYKDIEIPVYIVQGKLDGIVPYHTAQFLYDELISNKKTLYFSDSGKHHICFDKDCAKWFSQVLTFLKEQ, from the coding sequence ATGTCAGTAGGTGTGTTATGTATACACGGATTTTCAGGAGGTCCCTATGAGGTAGAGCCCTTTACTTCCTATTTACGAGCTCATACAGATTGGCTCATCGAAGAGCCTACTTTATCAGGGCACGGTGAGGAATTACAGATGCGAGGATTTACTGCTAAGCATTGGTTAATGGATGCTGAACTCGCCTTTCGTGCACTGGCTAAGAAGGTAGACGAGGTTCTAGTAGTTGGTTTTTCAATGGGTGGTATTATTGCGCTATACCTGGCTAAACGCTATAAGGTGAAAAAACTTGTGTTACTAAGCGCAGCTGCCAAATATGTAAGTCCAAAGCAATTGGTTAAGGATTTTAAAATGCTTGCCACGGAGGCGTATCATCGCAATCTATCTAATAATGAGCTATTTATGCGATATCGACATAAGTTTAACAATGTACCTCTATCATCAACAATAGAATTTATGAAGCTTGTTAGAATGGTCGAGCCATACTATAAAGATATTGAAATTCCTGTTTATATTGTTCAAGGAAAATTAGATGGTATAGTGCCTTATCATACAGCTCAATTCTTATATGATGAACTAATCTCAAACAAAAAAACTTTGTATTTTTCTGATAGTGGGAAGCACCATATATGTTTCGACAAGGATTGTGCTAAGTGGTTTTCTCAAGTTTTGACGTTTTTAAAGGAACAATGA
- a CDS encoding type II toxin-antitoxin system PemK/MazF family toxin — MNVKRGDVFFADLSPVIGSEQGGTRPVLIIQNDIGNRFSPTVIIAAITAQIQKAKLPTHVEINAEKYGFERDSVILLEQVRTIDKSRLTDRITQLDHAVMEKVDGALMISLGLVKF; from the coding sequence TTGAATGTAAAACGTGGTGACGTTTTTTTTGCAGATTTATCGCCGGTAATTGGGTCCGAGCAAGGAGGGACTAGGCCGGTGCTGATTATTCAAAATGATATTGGCAATCGATTCAGTCCGACTGTCATCATCGCAGCTATAACTGCACAGATTCAGAAAGCAAAGTTACCGACTCATGTTGAAATCAATGCTGAAAAGTATGGTTTTGAACGTGACTCGGTTATTCTGCTCGAACAAGTGCGAACAATCGACAAGTCAAGATTGACGGATCGTATTACGCAGCTTGATCATGCAGTGATGGAGAAGGTTGATGGTGCACTGATGATTAGTTTAGGGCTTGTCAAATTTTGA
- the acpS gene encoding holo-[acyl-carrier-protein] synthase — protein MIKGIGLDIVEIDRIAKALTRTNKFKDRILSEKERLLFEAHSETRRIEFLAGRFAAKEAFSKALGTGIGEQCKLHDIEILRGEAGNPVLYFKGKLVNGFVSITHAKQYAAAQVILLL, from the coding sequence ATGATTAAAGGAATTGGTCTCGACATCGTGGAAATTGATCGTATTGCTAAGGCACTGACACGCACAAATAAATTTAAAGATCGGATTTTATCTGAAAAGGAAAGACTTTTATTTGAGGCACACTCTGAAACTCGTAGAATAGAGTTTTTAGCTGGGCGATTTGCTGCAAAAGAGGCATTTTCCAAGGCTCTAGGAACGGGTATTGGCGAGCAATGCAAGCTTCATGATATTGAAATTTTAAGAGGAGAAGCTGGGAATCCTGTTTTATATTTTAAAGGAAAGCTTGTAAATGGGTTTGTCAGTATCACACATGCTAAGCAATATGCAGCAGCACAAGTAATACTGCTGCTGTAA
- a CDS encoding rhomboid family intramembrane serine protease codes for MFSRTENFKQYTKYYPVVSMFIAINLIFYVLTILPGIGVLVLNYGIQVNFLIQNGEWWRIFSAMFLHAGFLHVLFNMFSLYIFGPELEKIAGKARFITIYLLSGIVGNMATYLLNDSSYGSLGASGAIFGIFGAFGALVYYTRRTMPMLRKLILPIIVISVIMTFIQPNVNVYAHLGGLVTGFVLGLIYLHPKRILSWRKQKMAGK; via the coding sequence ATGTTTAGTAGAACAGAAAATTTTAAGCAATATACAAAGTATTACCCTGTTGTTTCTATGTTTATAGCGATTAATTTAATTTTTTATGTATTAACTATTTTACCTGGTATTGGGGTACTTGTATTAAATTACGGAATCCAAGTGAATTTCCTAATCCAGAACGGTGAATGGTGGCGTATTTTTTCTGCAATGTTTTTACATGCCGGCTTTTTACATGTGCTTTTTAATATGTTTTCATTGTATATATTTGGGCCAGAGCTTGAAAAAATCGCGGGTAAGGCACGTTTTATAACAATTTATTTATTATCCGGCATTGTAGGAAACATGGCGACCTATCTACTTAATGATAGTAGCTATGGTAGCCTTGGCGCAAGTGGGGCTATTTTTGGAATTTTTGGTGCTTTTGGGGCGCTTGTTTATTACACACGCCGCACAATGCCTATGCTTCGCAAGCTTATTTTGCCAATCATTGTAATCAGTGTCATTATGACTTTTATACAGCCAAATGTGAATGTCTATGCGCATTTAGGCGGCTTAGTAACTGGATTCGTTCTTGGGCTTATCTATTTACACCCCAAAAGAATTTTAAGCTGGCGTAAACAAAAGATGGCAGGTAAATAA
- a CDS encoding phosphoserine phosphatase, which translates to MLNQLESQYKKILSDYLADQTEKNLYIAQNFTRQLIQKNISPEDVVSIHKNAVSKILPNRMSEEKSAYDFLIEVMVHYGMAHREHQSLLQRQAEYELEIKIATNIQKTLLKTVVPHLSSVDIGMISIPIRKMNGDYVHFLHGREDYLSVAVTDVVGKGVPAALCMSMVKYGLETLEYTYKDPSYVLEVINRVIEKGVDDSMFVSMFYGCMDIQKDTFSYASAGHEPALHYCARQDEFFSLEAKGLLLGVLPETKYIYKEITLEKNDIVMMMTDGVTEFRSHEELNSREVITTLIAQNKHLTAQELCNLLYKQIEELQDFKLSDDFTVVILKK; encoded by the coding sequence ATGTTGAATCAATTAGAGTCACAATATAAGAAGATTTTGTCGGATTACTTGGCTGACCAAACTGAAAAGAATTTGTATATTGCTCAAAACTTTACACGTCAGTTAATCCAAAAGAATATTTCTCCAGAGGATGTTGTAAGCATTCACAAAAATGCAGTTAGTAAAATATTACCTAATAGAATGAGTGAGGAAAAGTCAGCATATGATTTTCTAATTGAAGTGATGGTCCATTATGGCATGGCACATAGGGAGCACCAAAGTTTATTACAGAGACAGGCTGAATATGAATTGGAAATAAAAATCGCTACAAACATTCAAAAAACATTACTCAAAACAGTTGTACCGCATTTGTCTAGTGTTGACATAGGGATGATATCGATTCCAATTCGTAAAATGAATGGAGATTATGTACATTTTTTACATGGTCGGGAGGATTATTTGAGTGTAGCGGTAACAGACGTGGTAGGAAAAGGTGTTCCAGCCGCTTTATGCATGTCTATGGTGAAGTATGGTCTGGAAACTTTGGAATATACTTATAAAGATCCTTCATATGTGTTAGAAGTTATTAATCGAGTAATTGAAAAAGGCGTGGATGATAGTATGTTTGTTTCCATGTTTTACGGTTGCATGGACATTCAAAAAGATACTTTTTCCTACGCTTCAGCAGGTCATGAGCCAGCGCTTCATTATTGTGCTAGACAAGATGAATTTTTTTCTTTGGAGGCAAAAGGTTTATTATTGGGTGTACTGCCTGAGACAAAGTATATATATAAAGAAATTACTTTAGAGAAAAATGATATCGTCATGATGATGACAGATGGTGTTACAGAGTTTAGATCACATGAAGAATTGAACTCACGCGAGGTTATTACTACATTGATAGCACAGAACAAGCATTTAACAGCCCAAGAG
- a CDS encoding RimJ/RimL family protein N-acetyltransferase, with amino-acid sequence MFKYDISENTYLKLLDLNDVDELFTLTDRSRETLREWMLFVDDVKTVEDTERFVRNAMHQYANNNGIQAGIYYEGKLAGVIGYHQVNWQHRWTSIGYWLGNEFVGKGLVTNSMKAFIDYAFSYLKLNRIEVRVAVGNIRSRTIPKVLGFNEEGRLRDAEWLHDHYVDQVVYGLTAAEWKKLKSANENTAVL; translated from the coding sequence TTGTTTAAATATGATATTAGTGAAAACACGTATTTGAAATTGTTGGATTTAAACGATGTAGATGAATTATTTACATTGACAGATCGGTCAAGGGAGACTTTGCGAGAGTGGATGCTTTTCGTAGATGATGTGAAAACGGTAGAGGATACAGAAAGATTTGTAAGAAATGCGATGCATCAATATGCGAATAATAATGGCATACAAGCAGGGATTTATTATGAGGGAAAACTTGCAGGAGTCATAGGCTATCATCAAGTGAATTGGCAGCATAGATGGACGAGTATTGGTTATTGGTTAGGAAACGAGTTTGTTGGTAAGGGGTTAGTTACTAATTCAATGAAGGCCTTTATTGACTATGCCTTTAGTTATTTAAAGTTAAATCGAATTGAAGTACGTGTTGCTGTGGGGAATATTCGAAGCCGTACAATACCAAAAGTGCTTGGCTTTAACGAGGAAGGCCGTTTGAGAGATGCTGAGTGGTTACATGATCACTATGTAGATCAAGTTGTTTACGGATTAACGGCAGCTGAATGGAAAAAACTAAAATCAGCGAACGAGAATACGGCCGTTTTATAA
- a CDS encoding UDP-N-acetylmuramoyl-tripeptide--D-alanyl-D-alanine ligase: MKKTLKQLAAWLNDEVSAFGDTEVSGISIDTRTIQQGDLFVPFRGEQTNGHKFVKQAFEKGAGASLWQKDEPNPPQDVPLLFVDDPEIALQQMAHAYRSEHKGNFIGITGSNGKTSTKDILAGMLSPFFKVQKTIGNFNNQLGLPITILQLDEDTDVAVLEMGMSGFGEIEFLTKLARPHITVITNIGEAHMQDLGSRAGIAKAKFEIVQGMSANGVLFYDGDEPLLKELVANEQNLHATAFGLTSENLLYAKNIEATKDGSSFTAHGVIEGDFFISVLGKHQVKNTLAAMLISQKLGLNDDQIRASLKQVTLTDMRMQQVQGINGALFINDAYNAAPTSVKSAIQFIASSTIRSEKWLVLGDMLELGPNEKLFHENLSEDIHTQEISYICLFGPRMAYLYDILKERFDAEHLLYVKDDYAPIIEKLQQANKESIVLLKGSRGMKLETILNAFT; the protein is encoded by the coding sequence GTGAAAAAAACATTAAAACAATTAGCTGCATGGTTAAATGATGAGGTGTCAGCTTTTGGTGATACAGAAGTATCAGGTATTTCGATTGATACACGAACGATTCAGCAAGGAGATTTATTCGTACCATTTCGCGGCGAACAGACTAATGGTCATAAATTTGTTAAGCAGGCATTTGAAAAGGGAGCAGGCGCTTCCCTGTGGCAGAAGGATGAACCAAATCCACCACAAGATGTACCTTTATTATTTGTAGATGACCCAGAAATAGCCTTACAGCAAATGGCGCATGCCTATAGAAGTGAGCATAAGGGGAATTTTATTGGGATTACTGGTTCAAATGGTAAAACGTCAACGAAAGATATTTTAGCTGGAATGCTGTCTCCGTTTTTTAAAGTACAAAAGACAATTGGGAATTTTAATAACCAGCTTGGTCTTCCGATTACAATTTTACAGCTTGATGAGGATACGGATGTTGCTGTACTAGAAATGGGAATGAGTGGCTTTGGGGAAATCGAATTTTTAACGAAACTCGCTCGTCCACATATTACGGTGATTACAAACATTGGAGAAGCTCATATGCAAGACTTGGGTTCACGCGCAGGGATTGCAAAAGCAAAATTTGAAATCGTTCAAGGAATGTCGGCAAATGGCGTACTATTTTATGATGGAGATGAACCGTTGCTTAAAGAATTAGTAGCAAACGAGCAAAATCTTCATGCGACGGCATTTGGCTTAACGTCAGAAAACCTATTGTATGCGAAAAATATCGAAGCAACTAAGGATGGAAGTAGCTTTACAGCACATGGAGTGATTGAAGGGGACTTCTTTATTTCAGTTCTTGGAAAGCATCAGGTGAAAAACACACTAGCAGCCATGTTAATTTCTCAAAAGCTAGGTTTAAACGATGACCAAATACGTGCATCCTTAAAACAAGTGACTCTTACAGATATGCGTATGCAGCAAGTGCAGGGAATAAATGGGGCGTTATTTATAAATGATGCCTATAATGCTGCTCCAACATCTGTAAAGTCGGCTATCCAATTTATCGCATCTTCAACAATCCGTTCAGAAAAGTGGCTTGTGTTAGGTGATATGCTTGAACTTGGACCAAATGAAAAGCTCTTTCATGAGAATCTATCAGAGGATATTCATACACAGGAAATTTCCTATATTTGCTTGTTTGGCCCACGCATGGCTTATTTATATGATATTTTAAAAGAGCGATTTGATGCGGAGCATTTATTATATGTAAAGGATGATTATGCCCCAATTATTGAAAAGCTACAGCAAGCTAATAAAGAGTCTATTGTTTTACTAAAAGGCTCTCGAGGAATGAAATTAGAAACAATTTTAAATGCTTTTACGTGA
- the alr gene encoding alanine racemase, translating into MMTQQHFRPTKAIVDLQAIQQNVQNLKRLLRPDVQIIAVVKANAYGHGDVAVAKAALEAGATILAVATPDEALHIRAYFEEPDILVLGASPVSFVPFAAQKRIILTVFASEWVQHAALLIAHEADPLRLHIKVDSGMGRIGVRSIQELLELSQTIQTANNMKLDGIFTHFATADEEDTSYFDRQAQFFEQCLSVLPEKPRLVHASNTAASLVKDAHLQYDAVRYGISMYGLSPSPYVEGILPFELQPAFTLESELVHVKRLQAGDSVGYGAMFAASTDMWIGTIPVGYADGVIRKLGGQEVLIDGQRMPIVGRICMDQCMVALPKAYAIGEKVTLIGHQGNDVISMDEWAVKLETINYEVPCIITARVPRIYI; encoded by the coding sequence ATGATGACACAGCAACATTTTAGACCAACAAAAGCAATTGTAGACTTACAAGCAATCCAGCAAAACGTACAAAATTTGAAAAGATTACTTCGACCAGATGTTCAAATTATTGCTGTAGTAAAAGCCAATGCATATGGTCATGGAGATGTAGCTGTTGCAAAAGCAGCCTTGGAAGCTGGTGCAACTATCCTTGCCGTAGCAACACCTGACGAAGCATTACATATTCGAGCATATTTTGAAGAACCTGACATACTAGTTTTGGGTGCATCTCCAGTTTCGTTTGTACCTTTTGCAGCTCAAAAGCGCATTATTCTTACTGTATTTGCAAGTGAATGGGTCCAGCATGCTGCTCTGTTGATAGCACATGAAGCTGACCCCTTACGACTGCATATAAAAGTAGATAGCGGTATGGGTAGAATCGGCGTTCGCTCTATACAAGAGCTTTTGGAGCTGTCTCAAACAATTCAAACTGCAAATAATATGAAACTTGATGGGATATTCACACATTTTGCAACAGCAGATGAGGAGGATACATCCTACTTCGATAGACAGGCTCAATTCTTTGAGCAATGCCTATCTGTATTACCTGAAAAGCCTAGACTTGTCCATGCCTCTAATACGGCTGCATCTTTAGTTAAAGATGCTCATTTACAATATGATGCTGTCAGATACGGCATTTCAATGTATGGATTATCACCGTCGCCTTATGTGGAAGGTATTCTTCCTTTCGAGTTACAGCCTGCGTTTACACTTGAAAGCGAGCTTGTCCATGTGAAGCGATTACAAGCAGGTGATTCTGTTGGCTATGGAGCTATGTTTGCTGCCTCAACTGATATGTGGATAGGGACAATACCAGTTGGCTATGCAGATGGGGTAATTCGTAAATTAGGTGGACAAGAAGTATTAATTGATGGTCAAAGAATGCCAATAGTCGGACGAATTTGTATGGACCAATGTATGGTTGCCCTGCCAAAAGCATATGCTATAGGGGAGAAGGTAACACTTATTGGTCATCAAGGGAATGATGTCATTTCAATGGATGAATGGGCAGTTAAACTTGAAACCATTAATTACGAAGTACCATGCATTATTACAGCAAGAGTACCTCGAATATACATTTAA
- a CDS encoding ATP-binding protein: MAMRSSVEIITEWDIVTARQLGRNEAKALGFGTVDQARITTAISELARNIYLYANVGFIEIERVETDTEKKIIIIATDQGPGIKDVRKVLEDGYSTSGGLGAGLPGVNRLMDTMTIHSVIGEGTTIRAEKWLR, translated from the coding sequence GTGGCAATGAGGTCTTCGGTTGAAATTATTACTGAATGGGATATAGTTACAGCAAGACAACTGGGGCGCAATGAAGCAAAGGCACTTGGATTTGGCACTGTTGATCAGGCTAGAATAACTACAGCTATTAGTGAACTGGCTCGAAATATATACTTATATGCAAACGTCGGCTTTATTGAAATCGAAAGAGTTGAGACGGACACAGAAAAGAAAATAATAATTATTGCAACTGATCAAGGTCCAGGAATAAAAGATGTTCGCAAGGTGCTGGAGGATGGTTACTCTACTTCTGGAGGACTTGGGGCAGGTTTACCAGGCGTGAATCGATTAATGGATACTATGACCATCCACTCAGTTATCGGAGAGGGTACAACCATCAGAGCTGAAAAATGGCTGCGATAG
- a CDS encoding D-alanine--D-alanine ligase, whose amino-acid sequence MKKRIGLLYGGKSAEHEVSLSTARAVTGALNFEEYEVYPIFITPEGEWRRGERLEKPASTIEELQFGDETTILENNITDFLIDKNGEATQFDVIFPLLHGTNGEDGTVQGLLEVLNLPYVGNGVLASSAGMDKVIMKQLFEIAGLPQVPYTYFIRSEWVNEKQTILARCEEQLKWPMFVKPANLGSSVGISKATNREELVTAIDIALQYDRKIVVEQGVVAREIELAVLGNDSPEVSVPGEIKPVTEFYDYHSKYKDGSTALIIPAELPAETVTSLQELAKRAFKAIDGSGLVRADFFVTADNNIYMNEVNTMPGFTPVSMYPLLWQHTNVSYPVLIDRLITLAIERYKEKQQLHYKKD is encoded by the coding sequence ATGAAAAAAAGAATCGGTTTATTATACGGCGGAAAGTCAGCAGAGCATGAGGTGTCATTGTCGACGGCACGTGCAGTCACTGGAGCTTTGAATTTCGAGGAGTATGAAGTATATCCGATTTTCATTACACCTGAGGGGGAATGGCGCCGAGGTGAGCGTCTAGAAAAACCCGCAAGTACAATTGAAGAATTACAATTTGGTGATGAGACCACAATTCTAGAAAATAATATTACGGATTTTTTAATCGATAAAAATGGGGAAGCTACACAGTTTGATGTTATTTTTCCGTTGTTACATGGAACAAATGGTGAGGATGGCACGGTCCAAGGGTTACTTGAAGTTCTGAATTTACCGTATGTTGGAAATGGCGTGTTAGCATCCTCAGCAGGTATGGATAAAGTAATCATGAAGCAGTTATTTGAAATTGCTGGCTTACCACAAGTACCATATACGTACTTCATACGTAGCGAGTGGGTGAACGAAAAGCAAACGATTTTAGCTCGTTGTGAAGAACAATTGAAATGGCCGATGTTTGTAAAACCTGCAAACTTGGGTTCAAGTGTCGGAATTAGCAAAGCAACTAATCGTGAAGAACTGGTGACTGCAATTGACATAGCCCTGCAATATGACCGTAAAATTGTTGTTGAGCAAGGGGTTGTAGCCCGTGAAATTGAACTAGCAGTGCTAGGTAATGACTCACCAGAAGTTTCTGTACCTGGAGAAATTAAACCAGTCACTGAGTTTTACGATTACCATTCAAAATATAAAGATGGCTCAACAGCTCTTATTATTCCAGCAGAGCTACCTGCTGAAACAGTAACAAGCTTACAGGAGCTAGCGAAGCGTGCATTTAAAGCAATAGATGGAAGCGGATTAGTTCGTGCAGATTTCTTTGTGACAGCCGACAACAATATTTATATGAATGAAGTAAATACAATGCCTGGTTTTACGCCTGTCAGCATGTATCCTCTACTTTGGCAACATACAAATGTAAGCTACCCAGTGCTTATTGATCGTCTGATTACACTAGCAATCGAACGTTATAAAGAAAAACAACAGCTTCACTATAAAAAAGACTGA
- a CDS encoding outer membrane lipoprotein carrier protein LolA, with the protein MGNRIVKWLVLICTILLLSACGTASQEKVLKKVNGKWAETNGYELNASMEIKSGGEPRKYDVTVWHTKPDFYRVEVVESGKDVSQMIVRNADGVFVVTPTLNKMYKFQSDWPKKNSQAYLIGALAEDLAEDKNVVMKEQEKAYIFEAATRNSYKNSMPHQVITVDKKTLLPTSVVIMNDVKEEQIRITFKNVKLGVQHAAKEYAVEQFTETDQTKGEQAAPPEKDDKGEKDGKEAVGAEIENKEFQTNYPVVNWENTKMTEEKVIRENGMDRVILTFEGDKPFTVMQQPATKESAMLPVSSPGDPVDLGFTIGAITDTSISWEKDGVAFFVASSKLTRDEMVEVAASMTISSMK; encoded by the coding sequence GTGGGCAACCGTATAGTTAAATGGCTCGTCTTAATTTGTACGATATTACTTCTGTCGGCGTGTGGTACAGCCTCACAGGAAAAAGTGTTGAAGAAGGTTAATGGTAAATGGGCAGAGACAAATGGTTATGAGTTAAATGCCTCGATGGAGATTAAATCGGGTGGAGAGCCAAGAAAATATGATGTAACAGTTTGGCATACTAAACCTGATTTTTATCGAGTAGAAGTAGTGGAAAGTGGGAAAGATGTTTCACAGATGATAGTACGAAATGCAGATGGAGTGTTTGTAGTTACACCAACTTTGAACAAAATGTATAAGTTCCAAAGTGACTGGCCAAAGAAAAACAGTCAGGCATATTTAATAGGTGCTCTGGCAGAAGATTTAGCTGAAGATAAAAATGTAGTCATGAAAGAGCAAGAAAAAGCATATATATTTGAAGCAGCTACTAGAAATAGCTATAAAAATAGTATGCCTCATCAGGTGATTACAGTAGATAAGAAAACATTGCTTCCAACTTCCGTAGTCATAATGAATGATGTAAAGGAAGAACAGATACGTATTACATTTAAAAATGTAAAATTAGGTGTTCAACATGCTGCCAAGGAATATGCAGTTGAGCAATTTACGGAAACAGATCAAACAAAAGGTGAACAAGCTGCTCCGCCAGAAAAGGATGATAAAGGTGAAAAAGATGGTAAAGAAGCAGTAGGTGCTGAAATTGAAAATAAAGAGTTCCAAACAAATTACCCTGTTGTAAATTGGGAAAATACGAAGATGACTGAGGAAAAGGTTATTCGTGAGAATGGAATGGATCGTGTCATTTTAACATTCGAGGGTGACAAGCCATTTACAGTTATGCAACAGCCGGCTACTAAAGAGAGTGCGATGTTACCAGTATCGTCACCAGGTGATCCGGTAGATTTAGGCTTTACAATCGGTGCAATTACAGATACATCTATTAGTTGGGAAAAGGATGGAGTTGCATTCTTTGTTGCATCAAGTAAATTAACTCGTGATGAAATGGTAGAAGTTGCTGCTTCTATGACGATAAGTAGTATGAAGTAA
- a CDS encoding DEAD/DEAH box helicase translates to MTNFSELNISESTLRSVKRMGFEEATPIQEGTIRFAIEGRDVLGQAQTGTGKTAAFGIPLIEKIDPKNPNIQALVIAPTRELAIQVSEELYKIGYDKRVKLLSVYGGQEIGRQIRALKNRPQIIVGTPGRIIDHINRRTLKLEDVQTLVLDEADEMLNMGFIDDINSILENVPSERQTLLFSATMPPAIRKIAETFMRDPEIVKIKAKELTVDNIDQYFVKSAEREKFDVLSRLLNVHQPELAIIFGRTKRRVDELAQALSIRGYLAEGIHGDLSQAKRISVLRQFKENKIDILVATDVAARGLDISGVTHVYNFDIPQDPESYVHRIGRTGRAGKSGLAVTFVTPREMGYLRIVEETTKKRMTPLRPPTSDEALEGQQRLAVETLEGLIANNNLGDYRTFAAELLENHDALDVVAAALRTLTKEPDDTPVTITEERPLPMRRERSSSSSNRGGDRGRNNRSFNGRRDSGRSGDRRGGGSRRDGGGRREGGARREGGQGRSRAPRRHED, encoded by the coding sequence TTGACAAATTTTTCAGAATTAAATATTAGTGAATCAACATTACGCTCTGTTAAGCGTATGGGATTTGAAGAAGCAACACCAATCCAAGAAGGTACTATTCGTTTTGCTATTGAAGGCCGCGACGTATTAGGTCAAGCGCAAACTGGTACTGGTAAAACTGCCGCTTTCGGGATTCCACTTATCGAAAAAATTGACCCAAAAAATCCAAATATCCAAGCATTAGTAATTGCTCCAACTCGTGAATTAGCAATTCAAGTATCAGAAGAGCTTTATAAAATTGGTTATGATAAACGTGTGAAATTATTATCAGTTTACGGTGGGCAAGAAATTGGCCGTCAAATTCGTGCACTGAAAAATAGACCTCAAATCATTGTTGGTACGCCAGGACGTATTATTGATCATATTAATCGTCGTACGTTAAAATTAGAAGATGTACAAACATTAGTACTAGATGAAGCAGATGAAATGTTAAACATGGGCTTTATCGATGATATTAATTCAATCTTAGAAAACGTGCCTTCTGAGCGTCAAACATTACTGTTCTCAGCAACAATGCCACCAGCTATTCGCAAAATTGCTGAAACATTTATGCGTGATCCAGAAATCGTAAAAATTAAAGCAAAAGAATTAACAGTTGATAATATTGATCAATATTTTGTGAAGTCTGCTGAACGCGAAAAGTTCGACGTTTTATCTCGTTTATTAAACGTTCACCAACCAGAACTTGCTATCATCTTTGGACGTACAAAACGTCGCGTGGATGAGCTTGCACAAGCATTATCAATTCGTGGCTATCTTGCAGAAGGTATTCATGGTGATTTAAGCCAAGCAAAACGTATTTCGGTATTACGCCAATTTAAAGAAAATAAAATTGATATTCTTGTTGCGACAGATGTAGCTGCTCGTGGACTTGATATTTCTGGTGTAACACATGTTTATAATTTTGATATTCCGCAAGATCCTGAGTCATATGTTCACCGTATTGGTCGTACAGGTCGCGCAGGTAAATCAGGTCTTGCAGTGACATTTGTAACACCTCGTGAAATGGGTTATTTACGTATTGTAGAGGAAACAACGAAAAAACGTATGACACCACTTCGTCCACCGACTTCTGATGAAGCTCTTGAAGGTCAACAACGCCTAGCAGTAGAGACTCTAGAAGGTCTTATCGCTAATAACAATCTAGGTGATTATCGTACATTTGCAGCAGAATTACTTGAAAACCATGATGCACTTGATGTAGTTGCTGCTGCTCTTCGTACATTAACAAAAGAGCCAGATGATACACCAGTAACTATTACTGAAGAACGACCATTACCAATGCGTCGTGAACGTTCTTCTAGTTCTAGCAATCGTGGCGGAGATCGTGGACGTAATAACCGTAGCTTTAACGGACGTCGAGATAGCGGACGTAGCGGAGATCGCCGCGGCGGCGGAAGTCGTAGAGATGGCGGCGGACGCCGTGAAGGTGGTGCTCGTCGTGAAGGTGGACAAGGACGTTCACGTGCACCGCGTCGTCACGAAGATTAA